ATCCAGTTTGGCAAGACGGGAGAGGATTATCGTTTTATTTAAGCATAAATTATTTTTCGTCAAGATGTATGCGTGGCGGGGTACAACTTTGGCAGAAGCGCAATTTTTGGATTGCAATAAGGTATTTTTCCTTGCCAAGTGTGTTTGAATCCGCTAAATTACGACGTCCTGTTTTTCGAAATTTGACGGAGTTGATCATTTCTACAAAATGCTATGAAGCGCGAAAGAATACATTATAACACGGTGCGCGAGATTTGTTTTTCGCCAGAAGATATCGCTCGCCTTTCCGATAATTTACAGGAAAACGGCGCGCCATGTCATATTCGCCATTTAGTGCCCGGCGAGGCAGATCCCGTGCGTTTGGCTCAGGTCAAAGACGTTATCGAGACGGTGCTGACGGGGCGCAAGTACGAGGTTTTATTGCTGCGCTCACAGGGCAAGACTTTTACAGAAATCGCGCTGCTTTTAGAGATTTCAAAAAGTGCGGTGCAAAGTCACTACCGTATCGCTATAAGACGGGTGCAACGCGCTCTGGGTATAGTGCCCGGGCAAAAGGTCAAGCCTCCATCACCATCGACGTATTCCATGGTCTAACTTTCCTCTCTCTGTTTTGTCAATCAGGTTCCGCTTTGTGCGCGACCTGTTTTTTTTTGCTCCAAGCCTCCAGTTCCTCGCCTTTTTCTTGTCTTTGTCTCATTCCTTTGTATCTTTGGTGGTTATTGAAGTAGTAAATCTCACTTTTTCATTTTTGAAAGGAGTTTTCCATGGCTGTATTTCTTCATACGCGCGTTCGCGTGAGCGATTTGGACAGGTCGATCCAGTATTATTGCGATCATTTTGGTTTTGTGCTGAAGAGTCGTTCGGAAAAGTCGCCAGCGGGCAATCAGATTTGCCATCTGGAATTGCCGGGCAACGAGCATACGCTGGAATTGACGTATTCCGATGATTACGAGTTGAATGTGCCCGAAGATCTGATGCACTTCGCGATTGGCGTGCCCGATTTGATTGCCTTTTGCGATGAGTTAGAGAAAAAGGGAATCGAGATTTGGCCCGGCGATTGGCGAGAGACATTCCCCACAGGACGCAAAATGGCGTTTGTCGATGATCCGGATGGGTATGAAATTGAGTTGTTGGAAAGATAAAAATTAAGGGATCGCCTGACTGAAATAAGGCGGTCCCTCAAGTTATTTTATTGGTAATTGCCGGGTTTTATTTTTGAAGGGGATACAGGATGCGGTGGGATAAATGTCAGTCAGTCGGATGGTGTAGTGATTACAACGCGCTCAACCTGAATTTCATCGGCCTTCTGCATGGCCTGTGCCAGGTCGTAGGCCGCCTGCATTCGGTACCATGTGATCGCGCCTCCGCCGAAGGCTTTGTCCAGGCGAATCGCCATCTCAGGCGAGATGCCTGCCCGGCCGTCCACGATATCCGATAGTTCCTTGTGGTCAACGCCGAGTTTTTGCGCGGCTACAGTCACACTCAGCCCAAGTGGCTCCAGACAATCGTAACGTACTGACAGCCCCGGATGGGGTGGATTCTTCATCGGCATTTTTTCTCCTTAGTGGTAATCAACCAGATCTACGTTACAAGCATTCTCTCCTTCAAACCGAAACACGATGCGCCAGTTACCCGACACACTAACTGACCAGTATCCCATGCGATTACCTTTTAGCGGATGAAGTCGGAAACCCGGCAGGTTCATGTCCCCAGGCATTGTCGCCTCATCAAGGCGGGCTAAAATACGCTCTATTTTGTCAGCGTATTCAGGTTGAATATATCGCCGATTCCCTTCCTCATAGAGGGATTTGAGACCTTTGTGGCGGAAACTGAGGATCATAAGAGAAATATAACCTATCTTCTTCCAGAATCAAAATATCATATAGGTAAAAACTGTATATGGACCGCAATCAAAAAAAACATAAAGCAATCTGCGAATGAGTTTTTCCAGGCTGCACAGGAATATGTTCAAGATGCCGAAAAAAACAAATCGGAAATCTTTGGATAGCTTGATTGATCAGGGAGAATACTATGGTAACGGTCACTTTTGAACTACCAGAAGATGTACTTTCTTCGGTGCGGAAAGGTCCCGATCATTTCACCCGGGAATTGCGTCTGGTTGCTGCTGTGAAATGGTACGAGATGGGGGAGGTTTCTCAAAGCCGGGCGGCTGAGATTGCTGGACTATCCCGCGGTGAGTTCATTGAGGCACTAGGCCGGTTTGAGGTTTCAGTATTCCAATACAGCGTGGACGAAATCGCGGAGGAAGTAAGCCGTGAATGAAGGGTAGGTACTCAATGCCTCACCGAATCTAAAATTATCCGAGAGTTGCGCTATGCAGGTCTATATCTCGACGATCAATTCGTCCGAGCCGTGCTAAAGCAGGTCGTTGGAGAGGATTGGTAATAAGTAGCATAGGGAAAGTAAGAGGAGTGAGCCGTGCAGCACCGTCACCTGAACCATCAAAATTTTACACTCGCCGCTATAGACGATGTGATTCGTCGCGGTCGCTGGGACGATTGGGCCAAGTTGCGTCGTGCGGCTCTTGAAGACCGCGCTTTGCTCGATAAGATCGAACGCGTTTGCGCCCATTGCGTTGCTGACCCGTATGCTCAGCGTCATCATTTTTGGATGAACTATGTCAAAAAACACCGCGATACTTCCTGAACGGTTGTTCAATTATATCTGCGATCAGAATGACTCGGTTCAAGAGTGATGTTACCCAATTTAACCGTGCGTTCGGCACAAATTTCTGATAGAAATGCACTTAATGAATTAGTGAAAAATATTGGGCCACAATGTGTTGTGGCGTTGTCGGGTGGGCGTGTGTTCATAGATGTGGAACAGACGCTTGTGGCTGTGCAGGGCGATTGTGTGATTGGGTTTGTGGCGTGGTTGCAAGATGAGATGCAGGCTGTAATTGTGGGGCTTGGGGTGCGTGATACGCATCGGCGTTTTGGCGTGGCAACGCGGTTGGTCAATGCGCTGATAGAGTGTTTGCGAGAGGTGGGGGTGCGGTTATTGGAGGCGGTTGTGCCGCGCGATAGGGTTGGGGCGATAGGGGTGTTTGAATCGGTGGGGTTCAGGCGGCTGGGGCGCAGTGCTTCGAATTGCGTTACATTTGAGTATCGTTTGTGGGGGCGCAGAAATCGAGCGGATGGATTTGCGTGATGAGGAATAGACGGAGCGGGGTACAACTGGCCGTCTTTCAGGCCAGTTGTACCCCGTTCCGTAGATTCTTTACAGGAGGTGAGAGATGCGATGTTGCATCTTTTGTCTCCTGTTATTAGTTTGGGAGTTCTGGTAGGCGATTGAGAAAGGTGGATTATGGCCGAAGTTCAAGCCTCAAATACAAGAGATATGGCAACGCGCGAGGGTATCACGCTCAGGGCTGTTCTTTTTGGGTTGGTGGTGGTGGTGTGGATTGCATTTTGGAATACGCATGCCGAGTATATCGCCCACACATCGCGTATGAATATCAGCCATTTTCCAATGGTATTGTTGTGTACTTATGTGCTGGTGGTGTTCCTGAATCAGCTGGTGCGCTGGATAAAGCCGCGATATGCGCTGTGTCAAACCGAGTTGCTGGTGGTACTGGCGATGGGGCTTTTGGGCGCGGCCATTCCCGCTTATGGTTTGACGAGTTTTTTCCTGGGCATGATTTCGGTGCCGCATTATCTGGCGACGCCTGAAAATCAATGGTCGGAATTTGTCCATCCGCATTTGCCCGGTTGGCTGGTGCCGAGCAACGAAGGCTATGCCATGCAATGGCTTTACGAGGGCCTGCCTGCGGGGCAGTCCATTCCATGGGATGTGTGGATTGTGCCGCTGTTCTGGTGGTTGAGCGTTGTTGCGGCCATTGTTCTGGCGTCTATCGCACTTTCGAGTATGTTGAGAAAACAGTGGTCGGAGCACGAGCGCGTGGCCTATCCCGTGCTCGGTCCGCCGGTAGAACTGGCGTCGGCGGCTGACGCGCCAAAGCGGGAAGGTATTTTGTACAATCGGTTGTTCTGGATCGGATGCGGCCTGATTTTTTTTGTAAAGGCGTGGAATATTATGTCGTATTTCAACCCCGGTATTCCCATTATCTGGTTGGGACAGCAGTGGTTTTATTTTGCCCGATTTTATCCTCCGCAGCATACGGGGGTGAATTTTTTTACGATTGGCTTTGCGTATTTTGCCAATGTGGATGTGTTGTTTTCCATTCTGGTATTTCACGTTCTGTATCTCAATGAGATTGCTTTTTTTCGCAGGATTGGGTTCACATTGTCGGCCAAAACAGGTCCCGGCGATGCAGTGGCGGGTCTGCAAAGCGCCGGCGCGTTTATCGCTCTGGTTTTCTGGACATTTTGGACGGCGCGGTTGCATTTGAAGGATGTGTTTCGCAAGGCTTTGCAGGGCGATGATACCGTGGATGATTCGAATGAGTTGTTGTCGCATCGCATGGCGGTTATTTCGCTTGTGATCAGCGTGTTGTTCATGTTGTTGTGGTTGCGCACGATGGGGTTGGAATGGAAGTTTGTGTATCTGTTAACCCTGGGTTTGTTCATCGCTTACATCGGGCTTGCCCGCATTATTGCTGAAACTGGCGTGGTGTATATGAGCATGCCGGTCAACGAGGCTGGGTTCACAGATTTGTTTTTTCATCCGGCAGATTATTCGGCTGGAGCGCGAACGTCGATCACATTGTTTTCTTCCCTGCGTTGCCAGAGCAAAGCGATGTTTATGGTGCCTCTGATTCACATTGCAAAGTTGGGCGAGTTGATCCAGCAGCAAAAGGGGCGTTTGTTGATGGTCGTGCTTGTGACGCTTATCGTCGGGATTGGTTGGACGGTGATTCTGACAATTTTTTTGAGTTATACATACGGCGCATATAATTTTAATGATCTTCCATTTACGCGCTATCCGCCGCGCGTGTACGACGCTCTGGTCAAAGCGTTAAAAGAAGTACCCGAGTACAAACCCGAACGCTATTTGTTTTTAGGGGCAGGGATGCTCATTTTTAGTGCTATGAGTTTTTTGCGGTATCGCTTTACATGGTGGCCTCTGCATCCTATGGGGATGATTGTGCCAGTGGGGCACGCGATGCATTCGACGATGTCCATTTTGATTGCATGGAGTGCCAAAGCGATTATTCTTCGCATTGGCGGGGCTTCGCTTTATCGGCGTAGCAGGCCCTTTTTTGTCGGGATGCTGGTGGGCTATGGACTTGCCGTGTTCACGTCCTATGTAGTGGATCAAATCTGGTTTCCCGGGCGAGGGCATCACATGCATTCGTGGTAGGGGATATGAGTAATCAGTCTTTGGCAACACGAGCGGTGCGCGGGGCGTTTTGGACAGGCGGCGGGTTGGGCGTGCATCTCATCGTGACACTGATTTTTTTTCGGATTCTAAATCTGGAAGATATGGGATATTTCATCTGGGCACAGCGCGTTCTGGTTTTGTTTCAGATGGTGGGTGTAGTGGGGCTAAATGACGCACTGATAAAATATCAAGATGTCTCGCGGATCCATTTTTCCTCTGCTTTTTGGGCCTGTCTTTTTGTGGGGGTTGCGCTTTTTGTCGGGTTTATAGCGAGTGAGTGGCTTCTCATTATCTGGTGGGGGAGAACGCCGAATATCGCGGCGTTTTTTGATATTGCAAAACCCATGGCTTTGATTATTCCGCTTGCATCTGTTTCGGGCATTGTGAAAGCAATTCTGGCTCGGGATTTGCGTTTTCAGTCCATAGCAATAAGTGAAATGGTCGCTGCGTTGATTGCCGCAATGGTTGGCATTGGTCTTCTCGTTAGTGGTTGGGGGATAAAAAGTGCGGTTTGGAATGCAATAACGAGGGAGATCGCATTGTTGGGCGGTTTGTGGATTGCCGCTGCCTGGATGCCGTCGCTGTCGTTTAGTTGGGCAAAACTGAAGGCGCTTTTGCCATTTGGCTTCAATGTTTCTGGCGCGAATCTGCTCAACAATATCAATAATAATCTGGACAAGGTCTATTTTGTTCCCGTTTTGCTGGGTCCTGTTGCCGCGGGTCTGTACGCTTTTGCCTATCAATACACAATGGTTCCATTGAATCGGGCCAGTGTTGTGCTGACGCGGGTGATTTTTCCGGCTTTTTCCGTGGTGCAGCGAAATAATCAGACTTTGCGACGGGGATATACGCGCACGATTACTGCGATTGCCCTTTTGTCTTGGCCCGCGCTAATAGGTGGTTTTATCTATGGACGGGAAATTTTGTTGCTCGTAAAAGGCGAGGAGATGTTGTCTGCTCTTAATCCACTCAGGCTGTTGATTTTAGCGGGTATGCTCAAAGCTGTGGGTACGGTTGTGGGATCGGTTTTTCTCGCCAAGGGAAAGGCAAACTG
The Gemmatimonadota bacterium genome window above contains:
- a CDS encoding HigA family addiction module antidote protein: MPMKNPPHPGLSVRYDCLEPLGLSVTVAAQKLGVDHKELSDIVDGRAGISPEMAIRLDKAFGGGAITWYRMQAAYDLAQAMQKADEIQVERVVITTPSD
- a CDS encoding VOC family protein, giving the protein MAVFLHTRVRVSDLDRSIQYYCDHFGFVLKSRSEKSPAGNQICHLELPGNEHTLELTYSDDYELNVPEDLMHFAIGVPDLIAFCDELEKKGIEIWPGDWRETFPTGRKMAFVDDPDGYEIELLER
- a CDS encoding GNAT family N-acetyltransferase, whose translation is MLPNLTVRSAQISDRNALNELVKNIGPQCVVALSGGRVFIDVEQTLVAVQGDCVIGFVAWLQDEMQAVIVGLGVRDTHRRFGVATRLVNALIECLREVGVRLLEAVVPRDRVGAIGVFESVGFRRLGRSASNCVTFEYRLWGRRNRADGFA
- a CDS encoding UPF0175 family protein, which codes for MVTVTFELPEDVLSSVRKGPDHFTRELRLVAAVKWYEMGEVSQSRAAEIAGLSRGEFIEALGRFEVSVFQYSVDEIAEEVSRE
- a CDS encoding oligosaccharide flippase family protein, whose protein sequence is MSNQSLATRAVRGAFWTGGGLGVHLIVTLIFFRILNLEDMGYFIWAQRVLVLFQMVGVVGLNDALIKYQDVSRIHFSSAFWACLFVGVALFVGFIASEWLLIIWWGRTPNIAAFFDIAKPMALIIPLASVSGIVKAILARDLRFQSIAISEMVAALIAAMVGIGLLVSGWGIKSAVWNAITREIALLGGLWIAAAWMPSLSFSWAKLKALLPFGFNVSGANLLNNINNNLDKVYFVPVLLGPVAAGLYAFAYQYTMVPLNRASVVLTRVIFPAFSVVQRNNQTLRRGYTRTITAIALLSWPALIGGFIYGREILLLVKGEEMLSALNPLRLLILAGMLKAVGTVVGSVFLAKGKANWSFRWTLVNLIVFVPALYWGVRYGIDGIAAVLSVAAVLFLVVTQILVNRLIDLRMADYFKSFVGPFLTTLWIAVALVAVRSLTDLEPVEALLLGVVVGGIAYAFAVRLFARAFVMRFWRDFRGQ